The candidate division KSB1 bacterium genome has a window encoding:
- a CDS encoding MGMT family protein: MVWQETAAGPQVLRIFLPQEERAARQAVSATYPGAEHRHCAQVDELGSALQRFLRGEEIRLPLGLLALDHCSPFQKSVLLADWQIPRGWVSTYGAIARRVGRPGAARAVGRALACNRFPLVIPCHRVVASDRTLGGFQGGLAIKRALLELEGVPFDGNGRVLAQRVYR, encoded by the coding sequence ATGGTCTGGCAGGAGACTGCAGCGGGACCGCAGGTGCTCAGAATCTTTTTGCCTCAGGAGGAACGTGCGGCCCGGCAGGCCGTGTCGGCCACCTATCCCGGCGCCGAGCACAGACATTGTGCGCAGGTCGATGAGCTGGGCAGTGCTCTGCAACGTTTCCTTCGCGGCGAAGAGATTCGGCTCCCGCTGGGGCTGCTGGCCTTGGACCACTGTTCCCCGTTTCAGAAAAGCGTACTCCTTGCCGACTGGCAGATTCCCCGCGGCTGGGTGAGCACCTACGGCGCCATCGCCCGTCGGGTGGGGCGCCCTGGGGCAGCGCGCGCGGTGGGAAGAGCCTTGGCGTGCAACCGGTTCCCGCTGGTCATCCCCTGCCACCGGGTGGTTGCTTCGGACCGGACCTTGGGTGGATTCCAAGGCGGGCTGGCTATCAAACGAGCGTTGCTGGAGCTGGAAGGGGTGCCCTTTGACGGCAATGGCCGGGTGCTTGCTCAGCGTGTCTATCGATAG
- a CDS encoding MBL fold metallo-hydrolase, with protein MKIRCWGARGSIPVSGSEYLRFGGSTTCLEIQTADGQTVIVDAGSGIRRLGHQLLARGEKSYRLLLTHVHLDHVLGLPFFRPVYDEEATLQVYGCPFERSSMQELLADTLRAPTFPVDLSMFKAHLSFHSVDTQPFLIGSMRVSPIYLSHPNMGVGYKFEEEGRVLVFLTDNELAHRHPGGLDFDAYVQACVGADLLIHDAEFTPEEYAHRSKWGHSAFTDALRLAMEAKAKAFGLFHHNQDRTDHTLEQIVEECRRIVRDVEPQLSCFAVSEGMEMALPPSNGVSVNGSS; from the coding sequence ATGAAGATCCGCTGTTGGGGCGCACGAGGGTCGATCCCCGTATCAGGGAGTGAATACTTGCGCTTCGGGGGGAGCACCACCTGTTTGGAAATTCAGACGGCAGACGGCCAGACGGTCATCGTGGATGCTGGTTCAGGCATCCGCCGCCTTGGCCACCAGCTCTTGGCGCGCGGCGAGAAGAGCTACCGCCTGCTCCTTACCCATGTCCATCTTGACCACGTGCTGGGTCTGCCCTTTTTCCGTCCCGTGTACGACGAGGAGGCAACCCTGCAGGTCTACGGCTGCCCCTTTGAGCGGAGTTCGATGCAAGAGTTGCTTGCGGACACCTTACGCGCCCCGACCTTTCCCGTGGACCTCAGCATGTTCAAGGCGCACCTGTCCTTCCACAGCGTGGACACCCAGCCTTTCCTGATCGGCTCAATGCGGGTGAGCCCCATCTACTTGAGCCACCCGAACATGGGCGTGGGCTACAAGTTCGAGGAAGAAGGGCGAGTGCTGGTCTTTTTGACCGACAATGAGCTTGCGCATCGCCACCCGGGCGGCCTTGATTTCGACGCGTACGTCCAAGCCTGCGTGGGTGCGGACCTGCTCATCCACGATGCCGAGTTCACGCCGGAGGAGTACGCGCACCGGAGCAAGTGGGGACACTCGGCCTTCACCGACGCGCTGCGCCTGGCCATGGAAGCCAAGGCCAAAGCCTTTGGGCTCTTTCACCACAACCAGGACCGGACCGATCACACCCTGGAGCAGATAGTGGAGGAGTGTCGCCGCATTGTTCGGGATGTGGAACCACAGCTATCGTGCTTTGCGGTGTCCGAGGGGATGGAGATGGCGCTGCCTCCATCTAACGGAGTCTCTGTGAATGGTAGCTCATGA
- a CDS encoding DMT family transporter, with amino-acid sequence MVAHEPVPKSWPRVALLALGACMLWSTAFVGVKYGLGFVRPLSFAGMRFLLSGPLLLPLVKGHARALAELRRGLRTVLLVTLFQSVLLYASFFVGMTLVSGALGAIVVGSSPLVAAVVAHFAMDNDEMTLPKAAAITGGMTGICIISLSRQPWTAAGLWELLGVVLLLLGAVFSAVGNVLVARDRRSVHPVALSAAHFLLGGAVLLAVSLPIEGPPRLALPWPFWGTLLWLALLSAVAFSVWFSLLTMPGAKVSELNLWKFVIPVFGALFSWLLLPEEKPELLTVLGMLCVASSVLGYGLKVARRGSVQLITSPPPPAG; translated from the coding sequence ATGGTAGCTCATGAGCCTGTGCCCAAGTCCTGGCCGCGCGTGGCACTGCTTGCCTTGGGCGCATGCATGCTCTGGTCCACGGCCTTTGTTGGGGTGAAGTACGGTCTGGGTTTCGTGCGTCCCCTGTCGTTCGCGGGCATGCGCTTTTTGCTCTCCGGGCCGCTTCTGCTGCCGTTGGTCAAAGGACATGCGCGGGCCTTGGCCGAGCTGCGCCGGGGCCTGCGCACGGTGCTCTTGGTGACGCTCTTCCAGTCGGTGTTGCTCTATGCCTCGTTCTTCGTGGGCATGACGCTGGTATCAGGGGCGCTGGGGGCCATCGTGGTGGGCTCTTCGCCATTGGTGGCGGCGGTGGTTGCCCACTTTGCCATGGACAACGACGAGATGACGCTCCCCAAAGCAGCGGCTATCACCGGCGGGATGACCGGCATTTGCATCATCAGCCTGAGTCGCCAACCGTGGACTGCGGCCGGGTTGTGGGAGCTGCTTGGTGTCGTATTGCTGCTGCTCGGGGCTGTTTTCTCCGCGGTGGGCAACGTGCTAGTGGCCCGTGACAGGCGCAGCGTACACCCGGTGGCGCTGAGCGCGGCGCACTTTCTGCTCGGTGGTGCGGTGCTGTTGGCCGTGTCGCTTCCCATCGAGGGCCCGCCTCGGCTGGCTCTGCCGTGGCCATTCTGGGGCACCTTGCTCTGGTTGGCCCTGCTCTCTGCGGTGGCTTTCTCGGTCTGGTTTTCGCTGCTCACCATGCCCGGGGCGAAGGTGTCGGAGCTGAACCTGTGGAAGTTCGTCATTCCGGTGTTTGGTGCGCTGTTCAGCTGGTTGTTGCTGCCCGAGGAGAAGCCAGAGCTGCTCACGGTGCTGGGCATGCTTTGCGTGGCCTCCTCAGTTCTGGGTTATGGGCTAAAGGTGGCGCGGCGAGGGTCCGTCCAGCTGATTACAAGCCCGCCACCACCGGCCGGATGA
- a CDS encoding GAF domain-containing protein, which produces MPEDPIARFQQERQLLNDIVMKYAGLATRRFFSLDGQVYRPGRLPGRMKELMGLVASLVLRCDDCVTYHLIRCYEEQVSSEEVEEALAIGLVVGGSITIPHLRRAMRYWDELQQRTSSTGATPLPQNLAALLRTVATIVEWPGERRRKLQAISNLLKNQVEHYDWVGFYLVEEEPGLLVLGPFAGAPTEHVRIPFGKGVCGRAAAEQKTVVVQDVAKEQNYLACSVHVKSEIVVPLLKNGQVLGELDIDSHKLAAFDEHDRRFLEAVAELVVQAWD; this is translated from the coding sequence ATGCCGGAGGATCCAATTGCCCGTTTCCAACAGGAGAGGCAACTGCTCAACGATATCGTCATGAAATACGCTGGCCTGGCTACGAGGCGTTTCTTCAGCCTGGATGGGCAGGTCTATCGCCCAGGCAGGCTGCCCGGGCGGATGAAGGAACTCATGGGACTGGTTGCTTCCCTGGTGCTGCGCTGTGACGATTGTGTGACCTACCATCTCATCCGTTGCTACGAGGAGCAGGTGAGCAGCGAGGAAGTGGAGGAGGCATTGGCCATCGGCCTGGTGGTGGGCGGTTCGATTACCATTCCCCACCTGCGGCGGGCCATGCGCTACTGGGACGAGCTGCAGCAACGAACGTCAAGCACCGGGGCGACCCCGCTGCCGCAGAACCTGGCAGCCCTGCTCCGCACCGTTGCCACCATCGTCGAGTGGCCGGGGGAGAGGAGGCGAAAACTGCAGGCCATATCCAACCTCCTCAAAAACCAGGTGGAACACTACGACTGGGTGGGATTCTACCTGGTGGAAGAGGAACCTGGCCTCTTGGTGCTCGGACCGTTCGCCGGTGCGCCCACCGAGCATGTGCGCATCCCCTTTGGCAAAGGGGTATGTGGACGGGCGGCGGCCGAACAGAAGACCGTGGTGGTGCAAGATGTGGCCAAGGAGCAGAACTATTTGGCCTGCAGCGTCCATGTCAAGTCGGAAATCGTGGTGCCACTATTGAAGAACGGGCAGGTCCTTGGCGAGTTGGACATCGATTCGCACAAGTTGGCTGCATTCGACGAGCACGATCGGCGCTTTCTGGAGGCAGTGGCCGAGCTCGTCGTCCAGGCGTGGGACTGA
- a CDS encoding Type 1 glutamine amidotransferase-like domain-containing protein, with protein sequence MTRASKRRCCRLPCVLCLGQLVGVAMALFSWQAPACAQGALLLMGGGDDRGAWAYPVFRWFVQQADSGKIINIDVDETAASYAATFKAWGAAASSHPLQIATRASANDSTTYRELVSASGIFIEGGDQWDYVSTWRGTLVEKAIEEVFARGGVIGGTSAGLAVLGEVVFDAAYGTAYPEYAAYNPYYSRIHFTDDFLDILPGVLTDSHFQTRARLGRLVPMLARRIQDYAQPCLTAIGVDESTALCINPDLTAVAYGVGSVTILYRSGNSRIVCEPNRPVTFTDIHFDQLIWGAVYDLRTRTLIDPGPYLRPLPAPAQPGVFTPLLLYGGADSTAEMGEVVITNLTSGQNNAFYGRLGQRPGRGLVPQAVLVPKVWNNRTFAPNRIVGGQWGVATNPGYTALYLGDNSTCTMDASGTVTVDVLAYVLDTSTATHTGVPAGTNVPGIVGARLHFLASGDRYDLARHEVVTAVGAKLAPLPQTHLLVHNFPNPFFGKTCFSYYLPAPGEVTLEMFNVRGQQVGQIHGQWQEPGWHTTEWQTSLPRGLYLYRLITQAGCAMGRCVVR encoded by the coding sequence ATGACACGCGCGAGCAAGCGTCGTTGCTGCCGCTTGCCTTGCGTCCTCTGTTTGGGGCAACTCGTGGGGGTGGCCATGGCGCTTTTCAGCTGGCAGGCCCCGGCCTGCGCTCAAGGGGCGCTCTTGCTGATGGGTGGTGGCGACGATCGGGGTGCGTGGGCCTACCCAGTCTTTCGTTGGTTTGTCCAGCAGGCCGACTCCGGCAAGATCATCAACATCGACGTGGACGAAACTGCTGCCAGCTACGCGGCCACTTTCAAAGCGTGGGGCGCGGCCGCCAGTAGCCACCCCTTGCAAATCGCCACGCGCGCCAGCGCCAACGACTCCACCACTTACCGCGAGCTGGTCTCTGCCTCAGGCATCTTCATCGAAGGGGGCGACCAGTGGGACTATGTCTCTACCTGGAGGGGAACCCTGGTGGAGAAGGCTATCGAGGAGGTCTTTGCGCGCGGTGGCGTTATAGGTGGGACCAGCGCCGGGCTGGCAGTCTTGGGCGAGGTGGTGTTCGACGCCGCCTATGGCACCGCCTATCCCGAGTATGCGGCCTACAACCCCTACTATTCGCGCATTCACTTCACCGATGACTTTCTGGACATTTTGCCGGGCGTGCTCACCGATTCGCACTTTCAGACTCGCGCCCGCCTCGGGCGGCTGGTCCCTATGCTGGCACGGCGCATCCAGGATTACGCCCAACCTTGCTTGACGGCCATAGGGGTGGACGAGAGCACGGCGCTGTGCATCAATCCAGACCTCACCGCGGTGGCCTACGGGGTGGGCTCGGTGACGATTCTTTACCGCAGCGGGAATTCGCGCATTGTGTGCGAGCCGAACCGGCCGGTGACGTTCACCGACATCCATTTCGACCAGCTCATTTGGGGAGCCGTCTACGACCTGCGCACCCGCACCCTCATTGACCCAGGCCCGTATCTGCGTCCGTTGCCCGCTCCGGCGCAACCCGGTGTCTTTACGCCCCTGCTCCTGTACGGCGGGGCCGACAGCACTGCCGAAATGGGGGAGGTGGTGATCACCAATCTCACCAGCGGCCAGAACAACGCTTTCTACGGACGCCTTGGGCAACGACCTGGTCGAGGACTGGTGCCGCAGGCGGTGCTTGTCCCCAAGGTGTGGAACAACCGCACTTTTGCCCCGAACCGTATCGTTGGCGGCCAGTGGGGTGTGGCAACCAACCCGGGGTATACCGCCCTTTACCTGGGCGACAATAGCACGTGCACCATGGACGCAAGCGGCACTGTGACAGTGGATGTGTTGGCCTATGTGTTGGACACCTCGACCGCCACGCATACTGGCGTGCCAGCCGGGACCAATGTGCCAGGCATCGTGGGGGCGCGGCTCCACTTTTTGGCCAGTGGCGACCGCTACGATTTGGCCCGACATGAGGTGGTGACAGCGGTGGGAGCCAAGTTGGCACCTCTCCCGCAGACGCACCTGCTGGTGCACAACTTCCCGAATCCCTTTTTCGGGAAGACGTGTTTCTCGTACTACCTGCCGGCCCCGGGGGAAGTGACACTGGAGATGTTCAACGTCCGTGGGCAACAGGTCGGCCAGATCCATGGTCAGTGGCAGGAGCCAGGTTGGCACACGACGGAGTGGCAGACCTCTCTGCCGCGTGGTCTCTATTTGTATCGCCTTATCACCCAGGCGGGATGCGCCATGGGCAGGTGTGTCGTGAGATAA
- a CDS encoding B12-binding domain-containing radical SAM protein, translating into MVRRRLHILLVNPWIHDFAAYDFWARPLGLLYVGSVLRDAGCTLSLVDCMDRRHPAVAVAVGPLRERGDGTGKFFRQPIAKPAVVRHVPRVFCRCGMPVQVFARQLRGLARPNAILVTSGMTYWYTGLAETVSILREAFPGVPVVVGGIYASLCPEHAQQTLAPEALVQGPGENAVVQVVNRLCAAELPEARYGGLDELPYPAYDLYPELEAVAVLTSRGCPYRCSFCASALLTEGFAQRMPEAVVDEIAHWVGRGARHIAFYDDALFLRADEHIKPLLELVLRRGVKAQFHTPNGVQPRAVDRELARLLRQAGFATLRLSFETVNEARQKDMSGKVSGEDLARALDALAQAGFRRRDIGVYLLMGLPGQKAEEVVESILFVARLGARVCLACFSPIPGTPEWQRAVTSGALAPEVDPLLCNESVYPLSGDQRDYWSFVRLRNLATAVNRVVAAGGSIIALPAKEAILHEIVRPRLRSMEAFFRSRFSAGATPCLQGEVAQRPCGTTGEERKKCAPIGQ; encoded by the coding sequence ATGGTGCGACGACGGTTGCACATACTGCTGGTCAATCCGTGGATCCACGATTTTGCCGCCTATGACTTTTGGGCAAGGCCGTTGGGTCTGCTTTATGTGGGAAGCGTGCTGCGGGACGCCGGTTGCACACTCTCGCTGGTCGACTGCATGGACCGCCGGCATCCGGCGGTGGCGGTAGCAGTGGGTCCTCTGCGCGAGCGGGGCGATGGCACTGGCAAGTTCTTCCGCCAACCGATCGCCAAGCCTGCGGTGGTGCGACATGTGCCGCGGGTTTTCTGTCGTTGCGGCATGCCCGTGCAGGTCTTTGCCCGCCAGCTCAGGGGGCTGGCCAGGCCCAATGCCATTCTGGTGACCTCCGGGATGACCTACTGGTACACTGGCCTTGCCGAAACGGTGAGCATCCTCCGCGAGGCCTTCCCGGGTGTGCCGGTGGTGGTTGGCGGGATCTACGCCTCGCTCTGTCCGGAACACGCACAGCAGACTCTGGCACCGGAGGCGCTGGTGCAAGGCCCCGGCGAGAACGCGGTGGTGCAGGTGGTCAATCGTCTTTGCGCTGCCGAGCTTCCGGAGGCCCGCTACGGAGGCCTTGATGAGCTGCCATATCCTGCTTACGACCTTTACCCAGAGCTGGAGGCGGTAGCGGTTCTTACTTCGCGGGGCTGTCCCTATCGCTGCAGCTTCTGTGCGTCGGCTCTGTTGACGGAAGGCTTTGCCCAGCGAATGCCGGAGGCGGTCGTCGATGAGATTGCGCATTGGGTGGGCCGGGGCGCCCGACACATTGCCTTTTACGACGATGCCCTGTTCCTGCGCGCCGATGAGCACATCAAGCCGCTATTGGAGCTGGTGCTTCGCCGCGGAGTGAAGGCGCAGTTTCACACGCCCAACGGCGTACAGCCCAGGGCTGTGGACCGGGAACTGGCCAGGCTGCTCCGACAGGCCGGCTTTGCCACGCTGCGCTTGAGCTTCGAGACGGTGAATGAGGCCAGGCAGAAGGACATGAGCGGCAAGGTCAGCGGCGAGGACCTGGCCCGCGCGCTGGATGCTTTGGCCCAGGCAGGGTTCCGGCGCCGGGACATCGGCGTCTACCTGCTCATGGGTTTGCCGGGACAAAAGGCCGAAGAGGTGGTGGAGAGCATTCTGTTTGTGGCGCGGCTTGGCGCCAGGGTGTGCCTGGCTTGTTTTTCGCCCATACCTGGCACGCCTGAGTGGCAGCGCGCGGTGACAAGTGGAGCCCTCGCACCTGAGGTAGACCCCCTGCTGTGTAACGAGTCAGTCTATCCCCTGAGTGGCGACCAGCGAGACTACTGGTCTTTTGTCCGTTTGCGCAACCTTGCCACCGCGGTGAACAGGGTTGTTGCGGCAGGAGGATCGATCATCGCCCTTCCGGCCAAGGAAGCAATTCTGCATGAGATCGTGCGTCCACGCTTGAGGAGCATGGAGGCGTTTTTCCGCAGCCGCTTCTCTGCCGGCGCCACGCCTTGCCTGCAGGGAGAGGTAGCGCAACGTCCGTGTGGAACAACAGGAGAGGAGAGGAAAAAGTGCGCACCTATTGGGCAGTAA
- a CDS encoding RidA family protein gives MVAGCRPQGPAPAGRQVIATAQAPAAIGPYSQGIKVGNMLFTSGQIAIDPATGQLLTGSIEEQTRRVLDNLGAVLKAAGMDFGDVVSATVYMDDIANYPGINAVYAEYFPKDPPARCAMQVARLPKGAAVEIALVAIKD, from the coding sequence CTGGTCGCCGGCTGTCGGCCCCAGGGACCTGCTCCGGCTGGCCGGCAGGTGATTGCCACCGCTCAAGCCCCCGCGGCCATCGGGCCTTACAGCCAAGGCATCAAGGTGGGGAACATGCTGTTCACTTCGGGGCAAATTGCCATCGACCCGGCCACTGGGCAACTCCTCACCGGCAGCATCGAGGAGCAGACGCGGCGGGTATTGGACAACTTGGGTGCCGTGCTCAAGGCGGCGGGGATGGATTTCGGCGACGTGGTGAGCGCCACCGTGTACATGGATGACATCGCCAACTATCCGGGCATCAACGCGGTGTACGCGGAGTACTTTCCCAAGGACCCACCGGCGCGCTGTGCCATGCAGGTAGCGCGCCTGCCCAAGGGGGCGGCAGTGGAAATTGCCCTGGTGGCCATCAAGGATTAG
- a CDS encoding SpoIIE family protein phosphatase, translating into MRRLQSLWVKITLAVVVLVVAIMASVSYFFSYRELRAERREVEERIERLAKQIASVRFAEAEGWYVYQSYIDNLIRADFSRDLVYIAIFDEHDSLAAHALNRDWVDLGGRALLTREEEREVVSLLSQGAVAKESREDLGSVPVQIRDATRSYGTVEVGFSLVELNNAFRRKRLTNFLLLAVFTALGVVTSAAMSYRIVTPLRRLAEAMRRIAAGDLSREVRVRAGDEIGELARTFNTMLLGLREKDAIERLTRELGFTFELRRVTQLATEGMQASSGARRAILLVSEGELPGRFCPVWDSVRGELAVGEPCIDLSQAPELMRQTEPTPWAAVAGDGRAAGALRALTRRLRPERCALLVPLWARDALVGLMALAPPKDRDDYSERDRRFLRVLATQAGLAIDNALLHLRLTEQHRLQRELEIARDVQRKLLPQTKPRLPGWEVDGICLPATEVGGDYFDYLELGPTRLGVVIADVTGKGTSAAFYMAELKGIVVALSTAYASPARLLCELNRKLRRRLDPRVFATVVYGIIELDSGRLRLARAGHDKVLLRRANGQVEALLPPGIAVGLADASVFDANIRECMAKLAPGDALVFYTDGVTEAMNEQLEQFGQQTLSELVAHAPQGSAEGLRKLILRRVRRFAGRAAQHDDITLVVVERLPAGA; encoded by the coding sequence ATGAGGCGCCTGCAAAGCCTCTGGGTAAAGATCACCTTAGCGGTGGTGGTGCTGGTTGTGGCCATCATGGCTTCGGTGAGCTACTTCTTCAGCTACCGCGAACTCCGCGCGGAAAGGCGCGAGGTCGAAGAGCGCATCGAGCGCCTGGCCAAGCAGATTGCTTCGGTGCGTTTTGCCGAAGCCGAGGGGTGGTACGTCTATCAAAGCTACATCGACAATCTCATCCGCGCCGATTTTAGTCGCGACCTTGTCTACATCGCCATCTTCGATGAGCACGATTCGTTGGCTGCCCACGCTTTGAACCGTGACTGGGTGGACCTGGGCGGCCGCGCGCTCCTCACCAGGGAGGAAGAACGCGAGGTGGTGTCTCTGCTCTCGCAAGGGGCGGTGGCCAAGGAGAGTCGCGAAGACCTGGGGAGCGTGCCGGTGCAGATTCGTGACGCTACGCGTTCCTACGGCACCGTCGAGGTTGGCTTCTCCCTGGTGGAGCTGAACAATGCATTTCGCCGCAAACGTTTGACAAACTTTCTCCTCTTGGCGGTCTTCACTGCCTTGGGGGTGGTCACTTCGGCGGCCATGAGCTACCGCATCGTCACGCCGCTGCGCAGGTTGGCCGAGGCGATGCGGCGGATTGCGGCAGGCGATTTGAGCCGTGAGGTGCGGGTGCGCGCCGGCGACGAAATCGGCGAGTTGGCCCGCACCTTTAACACCATGCTCCTGGGGCTGCGCGAAAAAGATGCCATCGAGCGCCTGACGCGCGAGCTGGGCTTTACCTTCGAACTGCGGCGGGTCACACAATTGGCCACCGAAGGCATGCAGGCGAGCAGCGGCGCGCGCCGCGCGATACTCTTGGTGAGCGAAGGAGAGCTGCCCGGTCGCTTCTGCCCTGTGTGGGACTCCGTACGCGGCGAGCTCGCCGTGGGGGAGCCATGCATCGACCTCAGCCAGGCCCCGGAGCTGATGAGGCAGACGGAGCCAACGCCCTGGGCTGCTGTGGCAGGCGATGGTCGGGCCGCAGGCGCACTGCGGGCGTTGACGCGGCGCCTGCGCCCAGAACGGTGCGCGCTGCTGGTGCCGCTCTGGGCACGGGATGCACTGGTGGGCCTCATGGCCCTGGCCCCGCCCAAGGACAGGGACGACTACAGCGAGCGGGACCGGCGCTTTCTGAGAGTTCTGGCAACCCAGGCAGGCTTGGCCATCGACAACGCCTTGCTCCACCTCCGCCTCACGGAACAGCACAGGCTACAGCGCGAGCTGGAGATTGCCCGCGATGTGCAGAGAAAGTTGCTTCCCCAGACCAAGCCGCGGCTGCCCGGCTGGGAGGTGGACGGCATCTGCCTTCCGGCAACCGAGGTGGGAGGGGACTACTTCGACTACTTGGAGCTTGGCCCGACAAGACTTGGCGTCGTCATCGCCGACGTCACCGGCAAAGGAACGTCGGCCGCCTTTTACATGGCGGAACTCAAGGGCATTGTGGTCGCACTGAGTACTGCGTACGCCTCGCCCGCCCGGCTGCTCTGCGAGCTCAACCGCAAGTTGCGCAGGCGCCTTGACCCGCGGGTCTTTGCCACCGTGGTCTATGGCATCATCGAGCTTGACAGCGGAAGGCTTCGCCTGGCGCGCGCCGGCCACGACAAGGTCCTGCTCCGCCGCGCCAATGGGCAGGTGGAAGCTCTGTTGCCGCCAGGCATTGCCGTTGGCCTGGCTGATGCTTCTGTTTTCGATGCAAACATCAGGGAATGCATGGCCAAGCTTGCTCCAGGAGATGCTTTGGTCTTTTACACCGACGGCGTCACCGAGGCCATGAACGAGCAGCTGGAGCAGTTCGGGCAACAAACGCTCTCTGAACTGGTGGCACATGCCCCTCAGGGCAGCGCCGAGGGCCTGCGCAAGCTCATTCTGCGCCGGGTGCGCAGGTTTGCGGGCCGTGCCGCTCAACACGACGACATTACGCTCGTAGTTGTGGAACGTCTTCCGGCTGGAGCGTGA